A genome region from Actinomycetota bacterium includes the following:
- a CDS encoding DUF5655 domain-containing protein, whose translation MPIFSKSKNSLKLIREKKIDLERDIQKLTEANLEEVFGLQFICGATNKEFQLQNLRVDTIAYNAEAKSFVLIEYKRDKNYSVIDQGFSYLQLLLNNQADFVLELNERAGSNLKKSDIDWSQSRVVFIAPSFTAYQLGALGFNDLPIELWEVKVYENNTILYNRLEVSGSTASINSLSGRVPAIRQVSDQVKVYSEDDLMEGVSEKAVDLYITLKAQILALGSDVALKATKNYISFSASRKFVDIHIYKNRLRLYVTIEKPNDPLKILRPVPASYNWGENLYDFNVSDETEIPAAMQLIRQSYLGAVPTLPAGLFTVPKS comes from the coding sequence ATGCCAATATTTAGCAAAAGTAAAAACAGTCTGAAGCTAATACGCGAAAAAAAGATTGACCTGGAGCGCGATATTCAGAAGCTGACGGAAGCGAATCTTGAGGAAGTCTTTGGGCTTCAGTTTATCTGTGGGGCTACCAACAAAGAGTTTCAGCTTCAGAATTTGCGAGTAGACACTATTGCATATAACGCAGAGGCAAAATCTTTCGTCCTAATCGAGTATAAGCGCGATAAGAATTATAGTGTTATCGATCAGGGGTTTAGCTATTTGCAGTTACTTCTAAATAATCAAGCTGACTTTGTGTTAGAGCTAAATGAGCGAGCGGGCAGTAATCTCAAAAAGAGCGATATTGATTGGAGTCAATCAAGGGTGGTATTTATTGCACCATCATTTACTGCCTACCAACTTGGGGCGCTGGGATTCAATGATCTTCCGATTGAGCTTTGGGAAGTTAAAGTATATGAAAACAATACAATCCTATACAACCGGCTCGAAGTTTCGGGATCAACAGCTTCAATCAACAGCCTGTCGGGCAGAGTTCCAGCAATAAGGCAGGTTAGTGACCAGGTCAAAGTATATTCAGAAGATGACCTAATGGAAGGTGTGTCAGAAAAAGCAGTAGACCTTTATATAACATTAAAAGCACAAATACTTGCCCTAGGATCGGACGTCGCGCTTAAAGCAACAAAGAATTATATTAGTTTCAGCGCTAGTAGAAAATTTGTTGATATACATATTTATAAGAACAGACTGCGGTTGTATGTGACAATCGAGAAGCCAAACGACCCCTTAAAAATACTGAGGCCAGTTCCTGCGTCCTACAACTGGGGCGAAAATTTATATGACTTCAATGTTAGCGATGAGACCGAGATACCGGCGGCGATGCAACTAATTAGACAATCATATTTAGGGGCAGTGCCGACTCTTCCCGCCGGACTGTTTACCGTACCTAAATCCTGA
- a CDS encoding HEPN domain-containing protein, with amino-acid sequence MSDIAKPEDERGQALWSQAMALWVQPEIERRQKQGLVDRPFVLKKWQVVFFPDRLKPEVRLNDETRIIATFTKNDTASFKQGDQIFLSDVEDILPDTIRLTDDEIDAGHISAFQFNRLWYLKFDARYNRGKVKSHLIAAQEFVELSKYALKKGLFIAFADNCFSAAELLAKAELLLIQQPKKDSHKAIQIGYNRYVKLGNAPDKFRDSLNSLSGFRIEGRYQKSTRKLDFDRANEILEIVIEMKKHVETRL; translated from the coding sequence TTGAGCGATATAGCAAAGCCTGAAGATGAAAGAGGACAGGCTCTCTGGTCACAGGCCATGGCTTTGTGGGTTCAGCCTGAAATTGAGCGGAGACAAAAGCAAGGACTAGTGGATAGACCTTTTGTTCTTAAAAAGTGGCAGGTTGTGTTTTTCCCCGACCGACTAAAGCCAGAAGTTAGACTAAACGATGAGACGAGGATTATTGCAACCTTTACGAAGAATGATACAGCATCATTCAAACAAGGGGACCAGATATTTTTATCTGATGTGGAAGATATTCTACCGGACACAATAAGACTGACCGACGACGAAATAGATGCCGGACACATCAGCGCCTTCCAGTTCAATAGATTGTGGTATTTGAAATTTGACGCAAGGTATAACAGGGGAAAGGTAAAAAGTCATCTCATAGCTGCACAGGAGTTTGTAGAGCTATCAAAGTATGCTCTTAAGAAAGGATTGTTTATTGCTTTTGCCGACAACTGTTTCTCGGCAGCTGAGCTTCTTGCGAAGGCAGAGTTGCTTCTTATACAACAGCCCAAAAAAGATAGCCATAAGGCAATTCAGATAGGTTATAACCGATACGTTAAACTTGGAAATGCGCCTGACAAGTTTCGCGATAGCCTTAATTCACTTAGCGGCTTTAGGATAGAAGGACGTTATCAAAAATCAACGCGGAAGCTTGACTTTGATAGAGCAAATGAAATTCTGGAGATTGTGATCGAAATGAAGAAACATGTAGAGACTAGGCTTTAA
- a CDS encoding cold shock domain-containing protein: protein MESGTVKWFDNKKGYGFLAREGGEDVFVHYTAIGGDGYKSLTEGQAVEFEIVDGDKGKQAANVTIKE, encoded by the coding sequence TTGGAAAGCGGAACAGTAAAGTGGTTCGACAACAAGAAGGGCTACGGTTTTCTGGCGCGTGAGGGCGGCGAGGACGTTTTCGTCCACTACACCGCTATCGGCGGGGACGGCTACAAAAGCCTAACCGAGGGCCAGGCAGTCGAGTTCGAGATTGTTGACGGAGACAAGGGCAAGCAAGCCGCGAACGTAACAATCAAAGAATAA
- the plsY gene encoding glycerol-3-phosphate 1-O-acyltransferase PlsY translates to MDARVILETIAVVGAAYFIGAIPFGYVIVRIAKGVDIRKYGSGSTGTTNVLRTAGKLAAALTVAGDFLKGVFVVVAARLLKLPDISIVLAGFAVVGGHNWPVFLKFKGGRGVATGFGVSLGLTWQISTALFIFWGILIAATGYVSLASVIIMIMYPLMVIYFHEPWPVILFAIVGAGMVIFTHRKNVVRLFKGEETKIGHKVKLDK, encoded by the coding sequence TTGGACGCAAGAGTCATATTAGAAACAATAGCCGTAGTGGGGGCAGCCTATTTTATAGGGGCGATTCCTTTCGGATACGTTATTGTGCGGATCGCCAAGGGAGTCGATATAAGAAAGTATGGCAGCGGCAGCACAGGCACCACAAACGTGTTAAGGACGGCCGGCAAACTGGCGGCGGCCTTGACCGTAGCCGGGGATTTCTTGAAAGGCGTTTTTGTGGTGGTCGCCGCGCGGTTGCTGAAGCTGCCGGACATATCAATCGTTCTGGCCGGTTTTGCCGTCGTCGGCGGGCACAACTGGCCGGTGTTTCTCAAGTTCAAGGGCGGCCGGGGCGTGGCCACGGGTTTCGGCGTCAGCCTTGGTTTGACGTGGCAGATATCGACCGCTTTATTCATATTTTGGGGAATATTGATCGCGGCTACGGGTTATGTGTCGCTAGCCAGTGTCATTATCATGATTATGTACCCGCTTATGGTAATCTACTTTCATGAGCCTTGGCCGGTCATCTTGTTCGCGATAGTCGGTGCCGGCATGGTTATTTTTACGCACAGGAAAAACGTGGTCCGGCTCTTCAAAGGCGAAGAGACGAAGATAGGGCATAAGGTGAAATTGGACAAATGA
- a CDS encoding NAD(P)H-dependent glycerol-3-phosphate dehydrogenase, translated as MRIAVIGAGSWGTATAGLLAKKGHDVRLWALEKEVAAGINEKHRNPMYLSDMPLPKDLNATNDMAEALADADAAVMVVVSHAMREVIEKAKPHMGRETIIVSQTKGVENVSFMRMTEVIEDVLGSAARRRLAVLSGPNHAEEVGKEVPSATVIAAYDREVAKTLQEAYMTPYFRVYTNPDLIGVEIAGATKNVVALATGMSDGLGFGDNSKASLLTRGLAEMTRLGTALGAHPLTFSGLAGVGDLVVTCFSQHSRNRLVGERLAKGQTIDEIYADIHMIAEGVQTSRAVRGLAEKYGVSMPIAEHVYEVLYEKRLPLDCLKDLMSRAAREESEELATPVT; from the coding sequence ATGAGGATAGCGGTAATAGGCGCGGGCAGCTGGGGCACGGCCACGGCCGGATTGCTGGCCAAGAAGGGCCACGATGTAAGGCTATGGGCGCTTGAGAAGGAAGTCGCCGCCGGGATAAACGAGAAACATCGCAACCCGATGTACCTGTCGGATATGCCCCTGCCTAAGGACCTTAACGCCACGAACGACATGGCCGAAGCCTTGGCGGACGCCGACGCGGCCGTTATGGTCGTAGTCTCACACGCCATGCGCGAGGTGATCGAGAAGGCAAAACCGCATATGGGGCGGGAGACGATAATCGTCAGCCAAACCAAAGGTGTCGAAAACGTCAGCTTCATGAGGATGACCGAGGTTATAGAAGACGTGCTCGGATCGGCCGCGCGCCGCCGCCTGGCGGTTTTATCGGGGCCGAACCACGCCGAGGAGGTCGGTAAGGAGGTTCCCAGCGCGACGGTGATCGCCGCCTATGACAGGGAGGTCGCAAAGACGCTTCAGGAAGCCTATATGACGCCGTATTTCCGCGTATACACTAATCCTGACCTTATAGGTGTGGAAATAGCAGGAGCGACCAAGAACGTCGTCGCCCTGGCAACCGGTATGTCGGACGGACTGGGATTCGGGGATAACTCCAAAGCCTCGCTACTTACCAGGGGTTTGGCGGAAATGACGCGTTTGGGTACGGCCTTGGGCGCCCACCCATTGACATTCAGCGGCCTGGCGGGCGTCGGCGACCTGGTTGTAACATGTTTCAGTCAACACAGCCGCAACCGATTGGTCGGGGAACGGCTTGCCAAAGGACAGACCATTGACGAGATCTACGCGGATATTCACATGATCGCCGAAGGCGTGCAAACCAGCCGGGCGGTCCGGGGACTGGCCGAAAAATACGGCGTGAGCATGCCGATTGCTGAACATGTCTATGAGGTTCTTTATGAGAAACGCCTTCCGCTCGACTGTCTGAAGGATTTAATGAGCCGCGCCGCCCGAGAAGAAAGCGAAGAACTGGCGACCCCTGTTACGTAA
- the der gene encoding ribosome biogenesis GTPase Der has product MALVAVVGRPNVGKSTLINRIIGRREAIVQAEPGVTRDRKYLKADWNGRTFTLVDTGGLEFDETAGLTKKIRDQALFAIREADAILFIVDAKDGLLGQDEDVADILRRTEKPVILVVNKWDDPGQPPHETIFYKLGLGDPFPVSAAHGIGIGDLLDVVTSLLPDEKPEDKPAARLAIVGRPNVGKSSILNRLLEQERAIVSEMAGTTRDSIDSKIVKGGKTYLVVDTAGLRKKSKVTDDVEYYSSLRVIEALERSEVALLVIDAGEGVTEQDQHIAADIAKRGRACIILINKWDLIKGESAEEVLKDMKERLHFVSYAPVVTVSALSGRSLGKIFDLVDEVIDAYRDRIPTSDLNKFVEDNKRSLEGSDRGKSWRVLYGTQATIEPPTIVFFLSARRTAGLVSKRFRRTVENRLRESFDFTGSPIRLRFRAKERKTK; this is encoded by the coding sequence ATGGCGCTTGTGGCAGTCGTAGGCCGGCCAAATGTCGGCAAATCAACCCTTATAAACCGGATTATCGGCCGGCGTGAAGCTATCGTCCAGGCTGAACCGGGCGTTACGCGCGACCGTAAATATCTGAAAGCCGATTGGAACGGGCGTACTTTCACTCTTGTCGATACCGGCGGACTGGAATTCGACGAAACCGCGGGCTTAACCAAGAAAATCAGAGATCAAGCCCTGTTCGCGATTCGCGAGGCGGACGCCATCCTATTCATAGTTGACGCCAAGGACGGCCTTTTGGGACAGGATGAAGACGTGGCCGATATCCTAAGGCGGACGGAGAAACCCGTCATTCTTGTCGTCAACAAATGGGACGATCCCGGGCAGCCGCCGCACGAGACGATATTCTATAAACTTGGCTTGGGCGATCCGTTCCCGGTCAGCGCGGCTCACGGTATTGGGATCGGCGATTTGCTGGACGTTGTCACATCTCTTCTGCCTGACGAAAAACCGGAAGATAAGCCGGCGGCGCGCCTGGCGATCGTCGGCCGGCCGAATGTTGGCAAGTCAAGCATCCTCAACCGCTTGCTGGAACAGGAGCGGGCGATTGTCAGCGAGATGGCCGGGACGACGCGCGACTCCATCGACTCGAAGATCGTCAAGGGCGGCAAGACGTATCTTGTCGTCGACACAGCCGGTTTGCGTAAGAAATCGAAGGTAACCGACGACGTGGAGTATTACAGTTCGCTCAGGGTGATCGAAGCGCTGGAGAGGTCCGAGGTCGCTCTTCTGGTAATAGATGCCGGCGAAGGCGTTACCGAGCAGGACCAGCATATAGCGGCGGACATCGCCAAAAGAGGCCGGGCCTGTATAATCCTCATTAATAAATGGGACCTGATAAAAGGCGAGTCGGCCGAGGAAGTCCTGAAAGACATGAAAGAGCGACTACACTTCGTCTCGTACGCGCCGGTCGTTACGGTCTCGGCCTTATCCGGCAGAAGCCTGGGCAAGATATTCGATCTGGTCGATGAGGTGATCGACGCCTATCGCGATCGCATTCCGACGTCGGATCTTAACAAATTCGTTGAGGACAACAAAAGGTCGCTCGAGGGCAGCGACCGGGGCAAAAGCTGGCGCGTCCTTTACGGCACACAGGCGACTATAGAGCCGCCGACGATCGTGTTCTTCTTAAGCGCGCGGCGGACGGCTGGCCTGGTCAGTAAAAGATTCAGGCGAACCGTCGAGAACCGCCTCCGGGAAAGTTTTGATTTTACCGGAAGTCCGATTAGATTACGTTTTAGAGCCAAGGAAAGAAAGACTAAATAG
- a CDS encoding prepilin peptidase, which translates to MNTVEVLLAVYIFLIGLVIGSFLNVVIYRVPRGASISKGRSHCPECGRPIRGYDNIPLLSYLILRGRCRDCGAKISSRYPIVELLTGLLFLAVFFKQYSGTTDILRWPDLVMLVAYLYFAAVMVAVSYIDADFHIIPNRIVYPAFVIAAVLLGVAGRDPSAWLTMLVGVALGAGLLFIIFLLAPLVFKKQGMGFGDVKLGAVLGVYLGAPVVLTLFLASIIGTFYGAIMIASKKLKWQEHFAFGPCLCVAALITYFAGDTILNWYLSLFV; encoded by the coding sequence ATGAATACCGTTGAGGTTCTTCTCGCCGTTTATATCTTCCTGATAGGTCTGGTCATCGGCAGTTTCTTAAACGTTGTCATCTATCGCGTGCCCAGGGGCGCGTCGATTTCCAAAGGACGCAGCCATTGCCCGGAATGCGGCCGGCCGATACGAGGTTACGACAACATCCCGTTGTTAAGCTATCTGATTCTTCGAGGACGTTGCCGCGATTGCGGCGCCAAGATCAGCTCCAGATATCCTATAGTTGAATTGCTAACGGGCCTTCTTTTCTTGGCCGTTTTCTTTAAGCAGTACTCGGGCACCACAGATATCCTCCGTTGGCCGGACCTAGTAATGTTAGTCGCTTATCTGTATTTTGCCGCCGTTATGGTCGCGGTCTCCTATATCGACGCCGACTTCCACATCATCCCCAACAGGATCGTCTATCCCGCCTTCGTTATCGCCGCGGTTCTGCTGGGCGTCGCCGGCCGCGATCCGTCAGCTTGGCTTACCATGCTTGTCGGCGTGGCGCTTGGCGCCGGTTTGCTTTTTATAATATTTTTGTTGGCTCCGCTTGTTTTCAAGAAACAGGGCATGGGTTTCGGCGACGTTAAGCTGGGCGCGGTTCTCGGCGTTTACCTGGGGGCGCCGGTCGTTCTGACGCTCTTCCTGGCTTCCATTATAGGCACCTTTTACGGAGCGATAATGATCGCCTCAAAGAAATTAAAATGGCAGGAGCATTTCGCCTTCGGGCCCTGCCTTTGCGTCGCCGCCTTGATCACATATTTTGCCGGCGACACCATCTTAAACTGGTACCTTAGTCTGTTTGTTTGA
- the ispH gene encoding 4-hydroxy-3-methylbut-2-enyl diphosphate reductase, with the protein MPENNKLKVKVARQVGYCYGVKRALDMARSAAGPGCEPINTLGPLIHNPQVVELLRREGVGVAGSLEDIDCGTVIIRSHGVAPETIEEARAKGVNVLDATCPFVKKAQQKAAELAAAGYYVVILGEKDHPEVLGIMGHAGGRALVIERTEDLALVPKKERKVGLVVQTTQSAEKLQEIAGMLASTVAELKVYNTICNATSRRQEDALMLTDSVDVMLVLGGKNSANTSRLAEMCKETGTPTYHVETAEEIDPGWFKPGDSVGVTTGASTSTDILEEVVAALEKMP; encoded by the coding sequence TTGCCGGAGAACAACAAACTAAAAGTTAAAGTCGCCAGGCAGGTCGGTTACTGTTACGGGGTTAAAAGGGCGCTGGATATGGCCAGGTCGGCTGCCGGACCAGGTTGTGAACCGATCAACACCCTAGGTCCGCTTATTCATAATCCGCAGGTCGTCGAATTGCTTAGGCGCGAGGGAGTCGGGGTGGCCGGCAGTCTGGAAGACATCGACTGCGGAACGGTTATTATCCGGTCACACGGCGTAGCGCCGGAAACGATTGAAGAAGCGCGCGCCAAAGGCGTGAATGTCCTGGACGCGACCTGCCCGTTCGTAAAAAAGGCTCAGCAGAAAGCGGCGGAATTAGCCGCGGCCGGATACTATGTGGTAATCCTGGGAGAGAAGGACCATCCGGAGGTTCTGGGGATCATGGGTCACGCCGGCGGTCGAGCTTTGGTTATCGAGCGGACGGAAGACCTGGCGTTGGTGCCGAAAAAGGAACGAAAAGTCGGCCTGGTGGTCCAGACGACACAGTCGGCCGAGAAGCTCCAAGAAATCGCCGGTATGCTGGCGTCAACCGTGGCCGAGCTCAAAGTATATAATACGATCTGCAATGCGACCTCGCGACGCCAGGAAGACGCTTTGATGTTAACGGATTCGGTTGACGTCATGCTGGTGCTCGGGGGCAAGAACAGCGCGAATACGTCGCGGCTGGCGGAGATGTGTAAGGAAACCGGCACTCCGACGTATCATGTGGAGACAGCCGAAGAGATCGATCCGGGATGGTTTAAACCGGGAGATAGTGTCGGCGTAACGACAGGCGCTTCGACTTCAACCGATATCCTTGAAGAAGTCGTAGCGGCGCTCGAGAAAATGCCTTAA
- a CDS encoding TaqI-like C-terminal specificity domain-containing protein, whose amino-acid sequence MAAPQAIIELIERYEQNREQYRAGVYSEAEIRTEFIDPLFEALGWDIANKKARAEQYKDVVREASVDVEGKAKKPDYEFRIGGTRKFYVEAKKPSINLKEDMGVAFQIRRYAWSAKLPLGIITDFEEFAVYDCRTKPNVTDKAGVGRLNYYTYKDYADKWDEIAGIFSQDAILKGAFDKYAISDKKRGTQTVDEAFLKEIESWREELAKNIAIRNKHLTVEQLNYSVQQTIDRIIFLRICEDRGVESYGDLQKIASGKEVYKALLKHFLYADERYNSGLFHFKKEKDIAEDPDDLTPSLTIDDKTIKEIIKRIYYPNCPYEFSVISADILGQVYERFLGKVIRLTEGHQAKVEDKPEVKKAGGVYYTPTYIVDYIVKNTVGKLVEGKTPKDVDKLNILDPACGSGSFLIGAYQFLLDWYLEYYRNHEPAKLLKGKSPKLYESSSGYRLTLPERRRILINNIHGVDIDSQAVEVTKLSLLLKVLEDETQRTLFDKRVLPDLSANIKCGNSLIGTDYFAEKLIIEPEELARINPMDWEQAFPEVFGTPKYSSSDPDGSARRGNREAGGFDAVIGNPPYVRQEILGDAFKAYAKAHFKTYAGTADLYTYFIEKGVGLLKKGGHFGIIVANKWMRANYGEPLRKWLKEQHIEGIIDFGDLPVFQTATTYPCILTIGKDGTTRTFQAAKIDSLDFDDLALYVKEREYTVNQTSLDDKGWPLANEVVQALLDKLKSKGVPLGEYVGGKIYRGFLTGFNDAFVVDKATRDRLIDEDPKSHDLVMPWLRGRDIKRWKVDYPDLFVLYIPWDLDIGTYPAVEAHLKSFRKELEDRPEAKAGRFPWFALSRYASEYFEDFKEPKIVYPNICRKPEFAFDNKGVLANQKCYIIPLEDKYLLGVLNSKLNNFLFQHMLPKLRGGFYEPSSVFFVQFPIKVPDDSIQSEKNMKADIIRLSDNMLRLMNKIPQAKTPTERESLQRQIDATDRQINQLVYELYDLTPEEIKIVEGSII is encoded by the coding sequence GTGGCGGCACCTCAGGCAATCATCGAACTCATTGAGCGATATGAGCAGAACCGGGAGCAATACCGCGCCGGTGTCTATAGCGAAGCGGAAATCCGTACTGAATTCATCGACCCTTTATTTGAAGCGCTTGGTTGGGATATTGCCAACAAGAAAGCCCGCGCCGAGCAATACAAAGATGTTGTGCGCGAAGCGTCTGTCGATGTCGAGGGAAAGGCCAAAAAGCCGGACTATGAATTCCGCATAGGCGGCACCCGGAAGTTCTACGTTGAGGCCAAGAAGCCCTCGATCAACTTGAAAGAAGACATGGGCGTCGCGTTCCAGATTAGGCGCTACGCCTGGTCAGCCAAACTTCCATTGGGAATAATCACAGACTTTGAAGAGTTCGCCGTCTACGATTGTCGTACAAAGCCTAACGTCACTGACAAAGCCGGCGTCGGCCGGCTCAACTATTACACCTATAAAGATTATGCAGACAAATGGGATGAGATAGCCGGCATATTTTCTCAGGATGCCATCCTAAAGGGCGCTTTCGATAAATACGCAATCTCTGACAAGAAGCGGGGGACGCAAACCGTTGACGAAGCGTTTCTAAAAGAAATCGAGTCTTGGCGTGAGGAACTGGCGAAGAACATCGCCATCCGTAACAAACACCTGACCGTCGAGCAACTTAATTATTCAGTTCAGCAAACCATTGATCGGATCATCTTTCTCCGCATCTGTGAGGATCGAGGCGTTGAAAGCTACGGGGACCTACAGAAAATAGCCTCAGGTAAAGAAGTATATAAGGCACTTCTGAAACACTTCTTATACGCAGACGAGCGATACAACTCCGGTTTATTCCACTTTAAAAAAGAGAAAGACATTGCTGAAGACCCGGATGATCTGACGCCGAGTCTGACCATCGACGACAAAACAATAAAAGAAATTATCAAACGGATTTACTATCCGAATTGTCCATATGAGTTCTCGGTCATATCGGCGGATATCCTCGGTCAGGTATACGAGCGATTCCTAGGTAAGGTGATTCGTCTCACCGAAGGTCATCAAGCTAAGGTCGAAGATAAACCTGAGGTTAAGAAAGCAGGCGGCGTTTATTATACCCCCACATATATCGTCGATTACATTGTAAAGAACACGGTTGGGAAGCTAGTTGAGGGAAAAACACCGAAGGATGTAGACAAGCTAAATATTCTTGATCCAGCGTGCGGCTCCGGATCTTTCCTTATCGGAGCTTATCAGTTCCTGCTCGACTGGTATCTTGAATATTACCGGAATCACGAACCAGCCAAACTACTTAAAGGAAAGTCACCGAAGCTATATGAATCCAGCAGCGGTTATCGGCTGACATTGCCGGAACGCCGGCGGATTCTGATTAATAACATTCACGGTGTCGATATCGACAGCCAAGCTGTCGAAGTCACTAAATTATCGTTGCTCCTTAAAGTACTAGAAGACGAGACTCAAAGAACACTATTTGATAAGCGCGTTCTGCCTGACCTCAGCGCAAACATCAAATGCGGGAATTCCTTGATTGGCACGGATTACTTCGCCGAGAAGCTTATCATCGAGCCGGAAGAATTGGCCCGAATAAACCCGATGGATTGGGAACAGGCGTTTCCAGAGGTATTCGGAACGCCAAAATACTCTTCGAGTGACCCCGACGGTTCTGCTCGTCGGGGGAATCGAGAAGCAGGCGGGTTTGACGCCGTTATTGGCAATCCGCCGTATGTTCGACAAGAAATCCTGGGAGATGCGTTCAAGGCATATGCGAAAGCGCATTTCAAAACATACGCTGGAACAGCGGACCTGTATACCTATTTCATTGAAAAGGGTGTGGGTCTACTAAAGAAAGGCGGACATTTCGGCATTATTGTCGCCAACAAGTGGATGCGCGCCAATTACGGCGAGCCGCTGCGGAAATGGCTTAAAGAACAGCATATCGAAGGCATCATCGACTTCGGCGATTTACCTGTTTTCCAGACCGCTACTACGTACCCGTGCATATTGACCATTGGCAAGGATGGCACAACAAGGACCTTCCAAGCAGCAAAGATAGATTCACTAGACTTCGATGATTTGGCTCTCTATGTAAAAGAGCGCGAATACACAGTCAATCAGACTTCGTTAGATGACAAGGGTTGGCCATTAGCCAACGAGGTTGTTCAGGCGCTTTTGGACAAACTAAAAAGCAAAGGCGTGCCGCTTGGCGAGTATGTGGGCGGAAAGATTTATCGTGGGTTTCTAACCGGCTTTAACGATGCATTTGTTGTTGATAAGGCAACTCGAGACCGATTGATTGACGAGGATCCGAAGAGTCACGATTTAGTTATGCCGTGGCTTCGTGGAAGAGATATTAAGCGATGGAAGGTTGATTATCCAGACCTATTCGTTCTATATATTCCCTGGGATCTAGACATCGGCACCTATCCCGCAGTAGAAGCGCACTTGAAGAGCTTTAGAAAAGAACTTGAGGATAGGCCGGAGGCCAAAGCTGGTAGATTTCCCTGGTTTGCCTTAAGCCGATACGCGTCTGAATATTTTGAGGATTTCAAAGAGCCAAAGATTGTTTACCCGAACATATGCAGGAAGCCAGAGTTTGCATTTGATAATAAGGGTGTCTTGGCTAACCAGAAATGTTACATAATACCCCTTGAAGACAAATATCTGTTAGGAGTACTGAACAGCAAGCTTAATAATTTCTTGTTTCAGCATATGTTACCGAAGCTTCGGGGTGGCTTCTATGAGCCTAGCTCAGTATTCTTTGTTCAGTTTCCCATAAAGGTTCCAGACGACTCAATTCAATCTGAAAAAAATATGAAGGCAGACATAATAAGGTTATCTGACAACATGCTTCGCCTGATGAATAAGATACCTCAGGCAAAAACACCGACAGAACGGGAATCGTTGCAGCGTCAAATCGACGCCACCGACCGCCAAATCAACCAGCTCGTTTATGAACTTTACGACCTTACCCCCGAAGAAATCAAGATCGTGGAGGGATCAATTATCTAG
- a CDS encoding acylphosphatase: protein MPESRAHIFVSGHVQGVFFRAAAAETADGLDLCGWVRNLSDGRVEIVAEGNKEAARRLIDWCYEGPPAAQVAGVEIQWETPTGEFTTFEQKHTF, encoded by the coding sequence ATGCCTGAATCGCGCGCGCATATCTTTGTATCGGGACATGTGCAAGGCGTCTTCTTCAGGGCGGCCGCGGCTGAGACTGCGGACGGTTTAGATCTATGTGGATGGGTCAGAAACTTGTCTGACGGCCGCGTGGAAATCGTCGCGGAGGGCAACAAGGAAGCCGCCAGGCGATTGATTGACTGGTGCTACGAAGGCCCGCCGGCCGCCCAAGTCGCCGGAGTCGAAATCCAATGGGAAACCCCCACCGGCGAGTTTACGACCTTCGAACAAAAGCATACGTTCTAG